AACTAACCGAAAACCACTAAACTGAGAGACAAGAaaaaactcgagaaaaaaaaacatcaatcgatctgacctTCCAGAGCTACTATTTAGTTGACAATCCTATTTacacaaaatgaagaaaaaatatactcGAAATTACTCAAAACTATAACTAAAATCTTTACATCCTCCACTTCTCATAAATAGAAGTATTTCTGGAGATGTAAAAAAGAACGTACTATCGACCTACGTCGAAAAAATAACTCGATGAATATTGTTCATTCCGACCTCAGAACTTTATCCAAGTAAAAAGGAATGAAAACAATATCCATCTTAAATTTGCCCGAAATTTCTTCGGATATGGAAACTACTCTGGAAGGATCCAAAGATTTCCTGCTCCCATCAGAAGAAAGATCTTAAAGTTCGTCATTCTCAATCGTTGGCATGCTACCAACGATTAGATGACCTTTTTCCtaacaaaattacaaaacaaaactaaatatTCAACCAATCAAACATTCACGCACCCCTCGCTTACAAGCGATGTACACTCATTCTCCCCAATACACTCACACCATTCACTCACGCTATTGCCAACCAAACAGTGTTTGAGAAGTAAACAAACCGGTGCGAAGGTTTGTCAGGGCagtgtaatttaatttttattttaattcttaCACGGACGATTCCGTGTATaaggggaaaaaaaactttgtggaACGATATGGACGGAAAAAGGAAAGTGTAAATGGTAAGTCGTTCCAACTATTAGATGTAAAGcttttttcttctctttcttCCCCAGATTAGGTTCGACAAGGGGAGCAGCATCACCGATTGGATGGACATGTTGCTGGGGAAACCGATCAAGACAACGACCGACGAAGGACGAGGATTATGAGGACAGAGGATTCTGGAACACGACAGGACCATTCTTGGGAACACACAACAGGAGAAAACAGGACCGGAATTGAAGCAATCAAGAAAACAAATGGAAGACGGGAAAGGTTGGCAGCAGCTATGGACAAAACCTGAAAAATACATCACATCAACGGGAGCATCTGGGACAGGACACTGATTCGGGACTATTCTACAGGATGGGACAAAGGATGCGAGCTGGAGGACAGTGACGAACCGGAACCACAACGATAATAATAACAAGTAACTTATTAAAtctaaatatttattaatttttacatATTATTTTAGGAACTAAATCAGGAAGtcattctacaaaaaaaactaaagaatttcttcgaaagaaaacaacaacaaaaatggaaTACTGGAACGGAAAAGTGACGATGAAACAAACTAAGCAAAGAAAGACCATAAACGAGGAAAAAACGTGAGTGACTATtactttttaataatttaacaaCTAATTTAACTAGATCTAGGACTAATAATAGAAAATAAGGATTAGGGAAATAGGAAGAAAATTAATGAATTAATCTACTACTAATAATTACATTGTATTTACAATTCGAGTCGCGTTGTTCACTCGATTCGGTCTCTTTTTAATGCTTTCGTTGGGATTCCCGTTTGTCACTTCGGCTAcatagctttgaaaaaaaacttgattctACGGAATCAACCAATCGAGAGGTTTATCAAGTCTCTTCTTCTTCGGACTGCTCTCTAGTGCTGAGGCGCTCTACTCTTCGTTTCTTCACAAAGTCCACTACTGATAATTTCGAAAGTCATTATCAGTGCTCGCTTTACGCTTCACGGTACCATGACCgctactttgcacaggtcatagcTCCGACTCGTTCATTTTCTTCGTGAACTTTGCTACTTTTCCCGGATCATTGTGAGCTCTCAACTCAGACTTCAAGCAATCTTCCAAAGAATCAACGATTCCTCAATCGATGGGATTCGACGTAGGACTTTCCACATAGgtgtgttttttgttattagttCCTTCATGAAAGGTACATAGCTTGAACAACAAACATATACACACGAATATACACATAGGAAGAAGGATTATGGAGAGGCGAACAAAGAAGGATGCCTATCTATCACGTCTTCTGCCTTGTGTCAACACATTATTGTCCAGATTTCTCTCATTTCTATTATGAACAGTACAACGTTCACAGCTTCGTGTCGTTCTGCCCATATTTCCGCAACCATAACAGAAAATTAATTTCCGTTCATTACAGTTCCTCCAACAATGCCCCTGTTGTTGACAATTCCAACAGGTCTTTGTGGTACTAGAATTTCTCGTTCTTCTTCTATCTACTATCCAATTGGCTTCTTCATTTCTGCTTTCCATCGTCTCAATGCAATGGATTGGTTTTAGAGTGGAACTTTCCCATGCCTTTTGGAGGGCAGAATCAGTTGCATCGATTCGATAATTCAGGTCCATCAAATGGTCCAGATCATTCACATCAATAATAGAGATCCTTGAACGATAATGTTGTCTCATATTATCGAAAATAATTTCGAATTTTCGTCGCTTTGAAAGTGGTTTTGACAGCATTTTATTGAGCTGTTCAATTCCCTCCACAAATGCAACGAATGTTTCATCTCGACGCTGCTTTCGGTCGAATATATTCTGACGGATTGCTTGATCGTAATTAGGGTTACCGAAACGATTCCTAATCCGACGTTCAAACGAATCCCAATCATTCAACTCGTCTACGTACGTGAAGAACCATTCTAGCGCTGATCCATCCAACAGTACATGAATTCTTTTCAGAATATCCTTAGCAGAAACGTCTTCTCTATAAGCTATCTTCTCCAATTTATATAAGAAATTCTCAACGCTTAGAGTTCTAGGTTGGCCTGTGAACTTCATTCGCCATTTTCCGATTCGCTCACTTATGTAATCTCTCCTATCTAGCTCACCACTGTGTCGTTCTTTCCTCCTTCGTTGCCTAGAGCTATTTATGCTGGAAGGTTGTAAATTTACTGATAATTCTGAATCATCCCCGTTTGCATTTCTCCTACTTTCATTTTGTTGTTGAGAAAATCTATTTTGACCCGAATCTAACTCGTTATCTTCTGAATCGCTTTCTACATTTTCATTAGATGTGTTTCCCTCAACATTATGTATAGGTATACTAATTTGGTTAGTCGTCTCCTTGATTGCTAGTCTCGACATAAGATCGCTAAGTGTTCTCTCCAAATATTCTACCTTTCCACGCAGTTGTGCTATTTCCTGTAGCACATTGATTTCTTGCTGTTCTGTTTCCGTCTCTTGCGGAACGAAATCTACTGGACACTCCGCATCTATCTTCGCATTGACGTTCGTACAATCATTTTTCGCTTCATCTGATAATTTATCTGCGTCATATTCTTTAATCATTTTACCTAAACAACGCAGCACTCCATCTTTCAGCAGCTGTTCCCCTTCATCGTTAACCGTACATCTTTCTGTTCTATACAAATAATGCAACAACTTTGATTTATGGTTCGACTCAAACCCTTTTTGCTTAACTTCCCTTCCAATCGCCGCCACATTTTTTTCCAGAACATTAAGTTCGTCTCGAATATTAATGGACGAGCTGTACTTGCGTCCTGACTTCGCATCTGATTTGAATAACTTTCTCAAACGCCGTTGCTTCCCTAAAAGATCCAAACCAACAATATTTTCTCCGAGTTGATTCCGTATGCGCAGTTCATAATCAGTTTCCTCCAAGCTCAGATGCTCAGTACATGGAAACTCCATTTTAACAAGTTCAGTAATACCACTAATATTCGACTAATTTATTGCAGGGTGACAGTGATGTAGCTGATAGATGACGGGTAATTTAAATCTTCAAAATGTGCCAGAAATACAGTGAGATAAATAAATCCAAAAAGAAATAAATCTGCTGAAAAACactcgaaagaaaaaaaaacataggaaGAACGACCTAAAATTTGCCcaatatcgtttttaagaaaagACGAGGATGACTGTTTGAATGGCAGACGAGGATTTTGCtagaaaaaacagcttgaaaGTGCGATATATTGTAcacgatatatatattttctgaaaattttatttcataaattatGCAAAATTGTAAAAATCGTTAAAAGAaatcctaatgaaaaataaactagAGACTGTCAATATTATTCAGAAAAATACTAAATTTATATACtgccaaaaataattatttccaCCAAAAACTAATTATTCCGAATACCTGGAAAAATCAATATAATTTTCCAAAATAAAtttcccaaaattatttttcaaatgaccGTAAATGTCGTGCCAAAAACCACGTTGGGCGCCAAATGCAACCCGCGACGCCGGGGAAGCGCGCGAGTTCGTCGCGACCGGGGATTTTGCGCAGATAAGCggtcggcttaagcgccactcccgcgagggagaccgaccgccgtgttttatccttgcccggcaatgagacacccactgagggcgggtttgtcctttttctcACAAACCCGGTTATTTCCGCGACTCTTCTGCGCTAAGAAGGACCCGCGACACAGTTTGT
The Toxorhynchites rutilus septentrionalis strain SRP chromosome 2, ASM2978413v1, whole genome shotgun sequence genome window above contains:
- the LOC129766557 gene encoding uncharacterized protein LOC129766557, with the translated sequence MEFPCTEHLSLEETDYELRIRNQLGENIVGLDLLGKQRRLRKLFKSDAKSGRKYSSSINIRDELNVLEKNVAAIGREVKQKGFESNHKSKLLHYLYRTERCTVNDEGEQLLKDGVLRCLGKMIKEYDADKLSDEAKNDCTNVNAKIDAECPVDFVPQETETEQQEINVLQEIAQLRGKVEYLERTLSDLMSRLAIKETTNQISIPIHNVEGNTSNENVESDSEDNELDSGQNRFSQQQNESRRNANGDDSELSVNLQPSSINSSRQRRRKERHSGELDRRDYISERIGKWRMKFTGQPRTLSVENFLYKLEKIAYREDVSAKDILKRIHVLLDGSALEWFFTYVDELNDWDSFERRIRNRFGNPNYDQAIRQNIFDRKQRRDETFVAFVEGIEQLNKMLSKPLSKRRKFEIIFDNMRQHYRSRISIIDVNDLDHLMDLNYRIDATDSALQKAWESSTLKPIHCIETMESRNEEANWIVDRRRTRNSSTTKTCWNCQQQGHCWRNCNERKLIFCYGCGNMGRTTRSCERCTVHNRNERNLDNNVLTQGRRRDR